Sequence from the Polynucleobacter sp. Adler-ghost genome:
AGGGTAACGTGAGGTTCCTAGCAATAAGCGACTAGCAAAAGACTCGCCATACAGTAGCAATGGATCGGCTGTATTTAAAGTGTTTGGTAATGGGGCTGTCATGTTAATCAATTACTTTTATTTAGATATTTCTTGATATGTTCGTTACAAAATTAGCCGCCAGTAACAGGCGCTATGACTTCCATTTCATCACCTTCACGCAACACTTCTTCTGCATGCTTGGTCTTGGGAACAAATTCATAATTGACGGCAACGGCAAACGGTGGCCTGGCGTCGATGAGTAGCAATACATCATCAATCGTACTGTGATCTGGAACCTCTTTAGCAACTTGATTCACCATTATGCGCATGTACTGAGCTCCTGTTCAGCTGAAGCTGTCATCTGCAAGCCTAAGTCGATAGCTGTCTTACTAGATCCCGAATCCAACACTTCTAATGCGCAATCCAAAATCGCTGGTGAGATCATGAAGCCATGTCGATAGAGTCCATTGATCATCATCAGACCGGCTTGATTTGGTTTTCGATCAAGGGCTATCTCCGGTAGATTATCTTTGAGTGTAGGTCGGCATTGCGTTGCCATTTCTAAAATACGTGCTTCAGCAAAGCCGCTATGAACGGTATAAACCGCACTGAGTAATTCCAATGCGGAGCGCACACTCATGGGAGAGACATCTTCAGATTCAATTTCTGTTGCACCAACAACGTAGACATCATCCTCTTTAGGAGCGATATAAATTGGGTAGCGCGGATGGATGAGGCGAGTAGGACGTCGTAGCTTTACTTCAGGCGCATGTAGGCGAATCACCTCACCACGCACTCCTCGTAAATCTTTGGATCTACCGGCATTACCCCAAGCAGCCTTGGCACCAAGACCACGACAATCGATGACCCAATCAAAGCCATTCTTTTGAGCGCGAAGTAGATCGGGGTCGGCCGCTTGATTCCAATGACAGGGTACCTTCATTAATGTCAGCTCAACTAACAATGCTTCTAGCAGTTGGCGGTTATCGAGCTGGCCTTCATTGGGTAGATAGAGCCCTTGGGTAAATCGCTCAGCAACACTAGGCTCGATTTCTGCGAGAGACTGACTATCCAAATGAATCGGTTTAGCAAGCGCCTGATTGTGATCGCAATTTCTCCCTAGATGGGAGGCAAATCGCTCCGCATCACTGGCATCTTGTCGATGCCATAGGATGAGCGTGCCATTCTGTTGAAAATAAACCGGCTTTGCTAATTCATTGATGAGTTGCTTCCAGCGTGGCAGGCTGTAAACACCCATACGCACCACGTTATCTTCTGTAATGGCAGACTCTGCCAGTGGAGCTAACATAGCAGCCGCAATTCGAGCCGCCGCTAAGTTACCATCCGAACCACCTTTCTCAAACAGCTCTACCTGAGCACCGCGCTTAGCAAGTGCGACCGCTAGCAGCCGACCCATGAGGCCGGCGCCAACGATGGCGTATTTGCCGTTTGAGAAGACGTGATTCACTTATTGATAAATCTCACTACCGCGCTTACGAAACTCAGCGGACATCTCTTCCATTCCTTTTTGTGGATCAGTAGAGGCTTCTGCAGTAATTGGAATGACTTTTGACTTAGGATTGCCATCCGCATCTAATGTGGCCGCGTAGTCGCGCACTTCTTGTGTGATTTTCATCGAGCAGAACTTCGGTCCACACATTGAGCAAAAATGCGCTATCTTCGCGCCTTCTGCTGGCAGGGTGGCATCGTGGTACTCACGAGCACGCTCAGGGTCTAAGCCAAGATTAAATTGGTCTTCCCAACGGAACTCAAAGCGGGCTTTTGATAAGGCATTATCTCGCACTTGAGCACCCGGTAAACCTTTGGCTAAGTCTGCGCCATGGGCTGCAATTTTGTAAGTGATGATGCCGGTACGCACATCTTCTTTATCTGGCAAACCTAAATGCTCTTTTGGTGTGACATAGCAAAGCATCGCTGTACCGTACCAGCCAATTTGAGCCGCACCAATACCGCTGGTGATGTGATCGTAACCAGGAGCGATATCGGTAATCAATGGTCCGAGAGTGTAGAAGGGCGCCTCTAGACAGTGCTTCAACTCTTCAGTCATATTTTCTTCAATGCGCTGCATTGGCACGTGACCAGGACCTTCGATCATGACTTGCACATCATGCTTCCAGGCCTTGGCAGTGAGCTCACCAAGGGTATGCAATTCACCAAACTGGGCAGCATCATTCGAGTCAGCAATACAACCTGGGCGCAAGCCATCACCCAAGCTAAATGACACGTCATAGGCTTTCATGATTTCACAAATCTCATCAAACTTCGTATAGAGAAAGTTTTCTTTATGGTGGGCCAAGCACCATTTCGCCATGATGGAGCCGCCACGAGAGACGATGCCAGTAATACGGTCAGCAGTTAAAGGAACATAGCGCAGTAACACGCCAGCATGAATCGTAAAATAGTCAACGCCTTGCTCAGCTTGTTCTACTAGGGTGTCGCGGAACATTTCCCAGGTGAGATCTTCTGCAATGCCGCCGGTCTTGTCGAGTGCTTGGTAGATTGGTACCGTACCAATTGGAACTGGTGAGTTACGAATAATCCACTCACGAGTTTCATGAATATGCTTTCCTGTAGAAAGATCCATGATGGTGTCTGCACCCCAACGGATTGACCAAACCATTTTTTCTACTTCTTCATTAATAGAAGAAGTCACAGCAGAATTGCCCAAGTTGCCGTTAATCTTCACGCGGAAATTGCGGCCGATAATCATTGGCTCTAGTTCAGGGTGATTAATATTGGCTGGAATAATCGCACGACCGGCAGCGATTTCAGAACGCACAAATTCACCGGTAACGATGTCAGGTAGATTTGCGCCATAGCTCTTACCTGGGTGTTGCTTAAGCAGTTGTTTGTATTCTGGATTCTTACGCAATTGCTCAAGACCCATGGATTCACGCAGAGCAACGTATTCCATTTCAGGAGTCACGATACCTTTGCGAGCGTAATACATTTGACTTACATTCTGACCCGCCTTAGCGACGCGTGGGGGATTGATATGGGCAAAACGCAAATTCTGCGTAGCCGCATCTTGTGAGCGGGCAACACCGTACTCGGAACTTGGTCCAGATAATTGAACTGTGTCGCCTCGTTCTTCGATCCAGCTCTTACGCAATAAAGGCAAACCCTTTTCAAGATTGATCACGATCTCGGGATCGCTATAGGGACCTGATGTGTCATAAACTGGCACTGGTGGATTGGGCACCATCTCTTCACCAACGCGGGTTGATAATTGCTCGATCATGCGAATCGGCGCTTTAATATCTGGACGCGAACCCTCTAGGTAAGTTTTGGTAGAGGCGGGGTAGGCAAATTTTTGGCCAAAGTCACGCTCTAAGCTTTTTAAGCTAGGAATTTCTTGTTTTGATTTAGTGTTGGTATCGCTCATGTCCATCTCCTGACTGTTTTTAGATGGACGAAACCGGGTGACGGTCTGATGGAAAACTCCCCACGCCAGCATTACCTGGATCGGGTTCTAGGGTCTTTCTCAGCGCCTCGCAATTAAAATCTTTTGAGGGCACCCCTGTTTCATCCTTAGCTCTTATTTAACCACGAAATGCCTAAAAGCTGGGTGATCAAAATCAAACGCTGAAACCCAATTTGGGGGCTTTAGTCCACTCTGGTGTTGCGCAAAATGAAATCTGCAGTCACAAAGGCGGCATCGCTAGTGAATTCATCGGCCAAAATGCGGGCTGCAGCCTCTGAAAGGGAGATTTCAATAAAACCACTCACTTCTCCATCATGATTGGTGGGTATAAAGTTCTCCGCCAGCTCCAGGTCATAAATATAGAGTTGCTCATCATGAAATCCCCGTCCTTGTATGGGGCGGCGCATGTGTATGCGACCCACAGGCTCAATGTGATCGGAAATCTGGGGTGGCACACCCGCTTCTTCCCATAATTCTCTCCGAGCATTAACCCAAGGGGTTTCATCTGCCCCAATACCACCTGCGGCCAGATTGTCGAGACGGCCGGGATCGGTAGATTTAGTTTCGCTACGTCGTCCAAGCCATAGATTACCGGCTTTGGTATAGCCATTAATGTGGGTTGCCATGCTGCGAAAGCCAAAAGCACGAAAGGCAGAGCGTTCTAAACGGAAGTATTCGTGGCCATTTTGGTCAATCCAGGCAAAATTCTCGTTTCTCCAGCCGGGAATCAGCCCGCCTTCACGCATCCGATCTGCCATGTTCAAGAGACTCTCGGATAACTCTAAGGGCCTTGCATGGTCAATAGTTAGGCGATCGTGACCTATTTTGATATGAGGAATGGGTTTCCCACCCAAAGATTCTTGTAAATAGCTTGTGAAATCAGGGTTTAAGTGCCCAATGACCTGTCCGGCTGTGTAGCCACCTAAAAAATGGATGGGTAAGTAGTCTGGTGGGGCAGGCCTTGCCGTATTTTGAAGCATTTCTTCTAGGGCGGCGATGGTGCTGGGTGTGAGCTTTGTAGTGAGCTTGGTGTTGAGCTTTTGCATGGCCTAAGTGTAAGAGAAATTAAAAATACCAAAATAGTCATCTAAAAATCTATAAATGAATTTGAGATGTCAATAATTTTTTACGCATATTTTTCTTTATAGGTAGATGCTCATAAATTAAGCAAGCTAGGTCACTCTATACAAATCTGCGACTTACGAAAACTTTTGGGTATTTATCCACACAAGCTGTGGATAAGTTCTGATTAAGAAGTGGTCCCGCCGACAGGAATCGAACCTGTATCCCACGCTTAGGAGGCATGTGCACTATCCATTGTGCTACGGCAAGAATGAAAAAAAGTAAAACGTTTTATCAGAAAGATGTTAATGCGCTCTTCATTATCCACTGATTACCAGCCACACAGTGCCCACACTTGATTCGTGATTGCGACCATCAACTCTGGTGCAAAGTATGCAGAGAAAATAATTCCTAGTATCGCTACTGATAGGGCATATACAAGGAAGCGTGAAATAGAAAAGCGCATAAAAAAATTATGTAGCAGCAAGGCGATGAATTGCCTGCTCTTTCACTGGCAGATTGATTAAGAATGCAAATACACCTAAGGCAATCGCAATATTCCAAACGATCAGATAGGAGCCGGTGCGATCAAATAGATACCCGCCAAAATAAGCTCCGCAGAAGCTGCCAAGCTGATGGGAAAAGAACACTAAACCAGAGAGCATGGTCAGGTACTTCACGCCAAAAATCTGCGCAACGATTGCATTGGTCAATGGGATAGTAGATAGCCACAAGAAGCCCATGATAGCGGCAAAGATATAGGTAGTAGTTGGGCTTAGAGGTAGATAAACAAAGGCGATGATCGCCACGGACCGACTAATATAGATACCCGATAAGAGATAGCGCTTTGGCAAGCGTTGCCCGAATATTCCGGCGGCATAGGTTCCAAAAATATTAAATAGACCAATCAATGCGAGGGCGGTAGTTGCTACAAAAGGCGCTCCAACATCGGGATATATTTTTGATAAATCTTTTAGATAAGGTGCTAAGTGAACCGCAATAAATACCACCTGAAAACCGCAAACAAAATAACCCAAAGTGAGCAATCTAAAACTAGGGTTGCCCATCGCCTCTCTTAAGGCTTCTGTAATAGTTTGATTGCTTGCTTGCTGCATATTTGCAGCATTAGGTTCGCGCAACATCAACGCAATCGGAATCATGAGACTTGCCATGAGTGCCAATACGAGTAGCGCATCATTGGCGCCAAAGTTTGACAGCAAACCTTGCTCAACTGGAATCATTAAAAATTGTCCGAATGATCCAGCTGCTGCAGTGATACCCATAGCCCACACTCTTTTTTCAGGAGCAACGTTGCGACCTAAGATGCCATACACCACGCTATAGGTAGTTGCAGTTTGTGCAAGACCGATGAGTAAACCACCCGCAAATGCAAAACTCAAAGCATCAGTAGAGATTGCCATGCCGGCTAAACCCAATGCATAAAGTGCGCCCCCGGCAATCATAATTTTGAGTGCGCCATAACGATCCGCCAATGCTCCTGTCACTGGCTGAACTGCACCCCAAATCAAATTTTGTAGGGCGATAGTCAGTGCAAAAGTTTCGCGTCCCCAACCATTGGCGGAAGTGATGGGTAGGTTAAAGAGTCCAAATCCATGGCGTATGCCCATGGAAAAAGTCACCATCAGCCCGCCAAAGATTAGTAGATTCTTTAGTGTGAGGGTATTCGATGGGCTAATTTGAACTGTCATAGATGCTTTCTTGATAAATCAAGCGCTTAGGATAGCTTGATTATCTGTTTGCCCAAACACCTGCCTTCAAGTAAATCAATGAAGGTCTGGGGCGCATTTTGAAGGCCCTCAGTGATTTTTTCATACACTTGGATCTTTTGTTTGACTATGAGGTCTATCAGTTGCTTTTGGATCTCCCGCCATCGAGAAACATGATCAGAGACGATAAACCCTTGAATTAACATACGTTTTGCCAGTAAAGTACGCAGATTGATGCTGTGGAAATGCTCTTCAAGGCCTTCGGCAATCAGTCCGCAGATAGCAATGCGGGAGAAGGGGTTCATTTGAGGAATGAGCTCATCAAATAGCGTACCCCCAACATTCTCAAATATCCCGTCGATGCCATTGGGAGCAGATTGATTTAAATTGCTAGGCCAACTGCTGTGCTTATAAGATAGGCAGCTATCAAAATTCAAAACATCTTGCACATAAGCGCATTTTTCCTCAGAGCCCACAACTCCCACGACATTGGCGCCCTGTAGTTTGGCAAGTTGACCTGCGACACTCCCCACGGATCCTGCGGCAGAGCTAATGAATAGGGTTTGGCCAGCCTGAGGCTTGCAAATATCCATCATTCCAATCCAGGCGGTTATTCCGGGCATTCCCGCTGCTCCCAGTAGCCAGGTTTCAGAAAAAGGTGTTTGAGGGATGAGTTTGATCGCAGTGGAATTCATGATGGCATGGGTCTGCCATCCCAGCATGCCAATGACTTTATCTCCTGCTTTGAATTGATCAGACTGAGAATCTAAGACGATTCCAATGCCTTCACCTATAACAACATCACCAAGCTCCATAGAAGGTGCATATGACTTTCGCTCGCTCATTCTGCCGCGCACATAGGGATCAAGCGAAAGCCATTGATTTAATACTAGGACTTGACCGCTCTTCAATGGCTCTATATCAGCGTCAATGCATTGAAAGTTATCTTTTGTTACAGTTTGATTTGGTCTGTTGCGGAGAATAATTTTAGTATTCATTTTTATTGCAAAAATTTTCTTCGTAAGCAAATCATCAGCGGATTAGGAGGGTTGTATTTTCCTAGGGTTTTTACTGATCCGTGGGGCCACAACACTTTTTAAATGAATTAGCAATTTTGCCACTTACAAGATTCTTTGGAGTATTTATTTATGTCAGCAGTAAATCACATTAGTTCGTTATTGAAAGATAA
This genomic interval carries:
- the thiS gene encoding sulfur carrier protein ThiS, yielding MRIMVNQVAKEVPDHSTIDDVLLLIDARPPFAVAVNYEFVPKTKHAEEVLREGDEMEVIAPVTGG
- a CDS encoding FAD-dependent oxidoreductase; its protein translation is MNHVFSNGKYAIVGAGLMGRLLAVALAKRGAQVELFEKGGSDGNLAAARIAAAMLAPLAESAITEDNVVRMGVYSLPRWKQLINELAKPVYFQQNGTLILWHRQDASDAERFASHLGRNCDHNQALAKPIHLDSQSLAEIEPSVAERFTQGLYLPNEGQLDNRQLLEALLVELTLMKVPCHWNQAADPDLLRAQKNGFDWVIDCRGLGAKAAWGNAGRSKDLRGVRGEVIRLHAPEVKLRRPTRLIHPRYPIYIAPKEDDVYVVGATEIESEDVSPMSVRSALELLSAVYTVHSGFAEARILEMATQCRPTLKDNLPEIALDRKPNQAGLMMINGLYRHGFMISPAILDCALEVLDSGSSKTAIDLGLQMTASAEQELSTCA
- the thiC gene encoding phosphomethylpyrimidine synthase ThiC codes for the protein MSDTNTKSKQEIPSLKSLERDFGQKFAYPASTKTYLEGSRPDIKAPIRMIEQLSTRVGEEMVPNPPVPVYDTSGPYSDPEIVINLEKGLPLLRKSWIEERGDTVQLSGPSSEYGVARSQDAATQNLRFAHINPPRVAKAGQNVSQMYYARKGIVTPEMEYVALRESMGLEQLRKNPEYKQLLKQHPGKSYGANLPDIVTGEFVRSEIAAGRAIIPANINHPELEPMIIGRNFRVKINGNLGNSAVTSSINEEVEKMVWSIRWGADTIMDLSTGKHIHETREWIIRNSPVPIGTVPIYQALDKTGGIAEDLTWEMFRDTLVEQAEQGVDYFTIHAGVLLRYVPLTADRITGIVSRGGSIMAKWCLAHHKENFLYTKFDEICEIMKAYDVSFSLGDGLRPGCIADSNDAAQFGELHTLGELTAKAWKHDVQVMIEGPGHVPMQRIEENMTEELKHCLEAPFYTLGPLITDIAPGYDHITSGIGAAQIGWYGTAMLCYVTPKEHLGLPDKEDVRTGIITYKIAAHGADLAKGLPGAQVRDNALSKARFEFRWEDQFNLGLDPERAREYHDATLPAEGAKIAHFCSMCGPKFCSMKITQEVRDYAATLDADGNPKSKVIPITAEASTDPQKGMEEMSAEFRKRGSEIYQ
- a CDS encoding NUDIX hydrolase family protein, whose translation is MQKLNTKLTTKLTPSTIAALEEMLQNTARPAPPDYLPIHFLGGYTAGQVIGHLNPDFTSYLQESLGGKPIPHIKIGHDRLTIDHARPLELSESLLNMADRMREGGLIPGWRNENFAWIDQNGHEYFRLERSAFRAFGFRSMATHINGYTKAGNLWLGRRSETKSTDPGRLDNLAAGGIGADETPWVNARRELWEEAGVPPQISDHIEPVGRIHMRRPIQGRGFHDEQLYIYDLELAENFIPTNHDGEVSGFIEISLSEAAARILADEFTSDAAFVTADFILRNTRVD
- a CDS encoding MFS transporter, giving the protein MTVQISPSNTLTLKNLLIFGGLMVTFSMGIRHGFGLFNLPITSANGWGRETFALTIALQNLIWGAVQPVTGALADRYGALKIMIAGGALYALGLAGMAISTDALSFAFAGGLLIGLAQTATTYSVVYGILGRNVAPEKRVWAMGITAAAGSFGQFLMIPVEQGLLSNFGANDALLVLALMASLMIPIALMLREPNAANMQQASNQTITEALREAMGNPSFRLLTLGYFVCGFQVVFIAVHLAPYLKDLSKIYPDVGAPFVATTALALIGLFNIFGTYAAGIFGQRLPKRYLLSGIYISRSVAIIAFVYLPLSPTTTYIFAAIMGFLWLSTIPLTNAIVAQIFGVKYLTMLSGLVFFSHQLGSFCGAYFGGYLFDRTGSYLIVWNIAIALGVFAFLINLPVKEQAIHRLAAT
- a CDS encoding NADP-dependent oxidoreductase, with amino-acid sequence MNTKIILRNRPNQTVTKDNFQCIDADIEPLKSGQVLVLNQWLSLDPYVRGRMSERKSYAPSMELGDVVIGEGIGIVLDSQSDQFKAGDKVIGMLGWQTHAIMNSTAIKLIPQTPFSETWLLGAAGMPGITAWIGMMDICKPQAGQTLFISSAAGSVGSVAGQLAKLQGANVVGVVGSEEKCAYVQDVLNFDSCLSYKHSSWPSNLNQSAPNGIDGIFENVGGTLFDELIPQMNPFSRIAICGLIAEGLEEHFHSINLRTLLAKRMLIQGFIVSDHVSRWREIQKQLIDLIVKQKIQVYEKITEGLQNAPQTFIDLLEGRCLGKQIIKLS